From Pedobacter indicus, a single genomic window includes:
- a CDS encoding DUF5670 family protein, with protein sequence MRNTLIIIGSILLVCWVVGLIFKVIGLAIHSLLIVGLFLIIASLIRGKRREGGN encoded by the coding sequence ATGAGAAACACACTAATAATCATTGGATCAATATTGCTGGTATGCTGGGTGGTTGGTTTAATCTTTAAAGTTATCGGCCTTGCTATTCACTCGTTACTAATCGTTGGTTTATTCTTAATTATAGCGAGTTTGATCAGGGGAAAACGAAGAGAGGGAGGAAATTAA
- the pyrR gene encoding bifunctional pyr operon transcriptional regulator/uracil phosphoribosyltransferase PyrR has protein sequence MQNSILLSGAKFTITIQRLCHQLIENHQDFSNSVIIGIQPRGVYLANRIVQELKKILKVENVPSGDLDITFFRDDFRMKGSLPLSPSSTNMNFIVENKKVILVDDVLWTGRTIRSALDAIQSFGRPEKVELLVLVDRRFARHLPIEPDYVGLPIDSINSQKVIVSWAETDKKDQVLLVNEEKN, from the coding sequence ATGCAAAATTCAATTCTGTTAAGCGGAGCCAAATTCACAATAACAATCCAACGCCTTTGTCATCAATTAATTGAAAATCATCAGGATTTCTCAAATTCGGTTATTATAGGCATACAACCTCGTGGTGTCTACCTTGCCAACCGAATCGTTCAAGAATTGAAAAAGATTCTTAAAGTTGAAAATGTACCATCTGGCGATTTGGATATTACTTTTTTTCGCGATGACTTTAGAATGAAGGGGAGCCTTCCTCTTTCCCCGAGCAGCACGAACATGAACTTTATCGTAGAAAACAAAAAAGTGATTCTTGTGGACGACGTGTTATGGACAGGCAGAACCATCCGTTCTGCGTTAGATGCTATCCAATCTTTCGGACGTCCTGAAAAAGTCGAGTTGCTTGTTTTAGTAGACAGAAGATTTGCAAGGCACTTGCCGATTGAACCTGACTATGTTGGATTACCGATAGATTCCATCAATTCACAGAAAGTAATTGTAAGTTGGGCGGAAACAGATAAAAAGGATCAGGTCTTATTAGTAAATGAAGAGAAAAATTAA
- a CDS encoding aconitate hydratase, with protein MAFDIEMIKDVYQRFETRINAARESVGKPLTLTEKILYAHLWDGETKTAYKRGQDYVDFAPDRVAMQDATAQMALLQFMQAGRPQVAVPSTVHCDHLIQAKIGADADLEIANEQNREVYDFLSSVSNKYGIGFWKPGAGIIHQVVLENYAFPGGMMIGTDSHTPNAGGLGMVAIGVGGADACDVMAGLPWELKFPKLIGVKLTGKLSGWTSAKDVILKVAGILTVKGGTGAIVEYFGEGARTLSATGKGTICNMGAEIGATTSIFGYDEKSEAYLRGTDRSDVADLANQIKEHLTGDAEVYANPENYFDQVIEINLSELEPHVNGPFTPDLAWPISKFAEAVKENNWPDKLEVGLIGSCTNSSYEDISRAASLAQQAVDKDLQVQSEYTVTPGSELVRYTIERDGFLNTFEQIGGTVLANACGPCIGQWARHGADKKEKNSIVTSFNRNFAKRNDGNPNTHAFVASPEITTALAIAGKLSFNPMVDTLTNSKGEQVKLDEPTGLELPTKGFAVEDAGYQAPAKDGAGVQVVVNPESDRLQLLEPFKPWNGQDLTNMVLLIKAKGKCTTDHISMAGPWLKYRGHLDNISNNMLIGAINFVNDKADTVKNQLTGEYGAVPATQRAYKAAGIDTIVVGDENYGEGSSREHAAMEPRHLGVRAILVKSFARIHETNLKKQGMLAITFDNPNDYDLIQEDDRIDVIGLTEFAVGKPLTVVLNHADGTKDSFQVNHTYNEQQIEWFKAGGALNIIRQSQS; from the coding sequence ATGGCATTTGATATCGAAATGATAAAAGATGTTTATCAACGATTTGAGACTCGCATTAATGCAGCTCGTGAATCAGTTGGTAAACCACTTACACTTACCGAAAAAATACTTTATGCCCATCTCTGGGATGGTGAAACCAAAACTGCTTACAAAAGAGGACAGGACTATGTAGATTTTGCTCCAGATCGCGTTGCGATGCAGGATGCAACTGCACAAATGGCATTATTGCAATTTATGCAGGCTGGTCGTCCACAAGTAGCGGTACCGTCAACGGTGCACTGTGACCACTTAATCCAAGCTAAAATTGGAGCCGATGCTGACCTGGAAATTGCAAATGAACAGAATCGCGAAGTTTATGACTTTCTCTCTTCTGTATCTAACAAATATGGTATCGGGTTCTGGAAGCCAGGTGCTGGCATTATTCACCAAGTAGTATTGGAAAACTATGCCTTCCCAGGTGGTATGATGATTGGAACGGATTCACATACACCAAATGCGGGAGGACTGGGAATGGTTGCAATCGGTGTTGGTGGTGCAGATGCCTGTGATGTAATGGCAGGGCTGCCTTGGGAGCTTAAATTCCCTAAATTAATTGGCGTGAAGTTGACAGGAAAGCTTTCTGGCTGGACATCTGCGAAAGACGTAATCTTGAAGGTTGCGGGAATATTAACGGTAAAAGGTGGTACAGGGGCAATCGTTGAATATTTTGGTGAGGGTGCTCGTACTCTTTCTGCAACTGGAAAAGGAACTATTTGTAATATGGGTGCTGAAATCGGTGCCACCACTTCTATTTTTGGATACGACGAAAAGTCTGAGGCTTACTTAAGAGGAACGGACCGATCGGATGTTGCAGATCTCGCGAACCAGATCAAAGAACACTTAACAGGTGATGCGGAGGTTTACGCTAACCCTGAAAACTATTTTGATCAGGTTATTGAAATCAACCTTTCGGAACTAGAACCTCACGTAAACGGACCTTTTACGCCTGACTTAGCTTGGCCAATTTCAAAATTCGCCGAAGCGGTAAAAGAAAACAATTGGCCCGACAAATTAGAAGTTGGCTTGATCGGGTCATGTACAAACTCTTCTTATGAGGATATCAGCCGCGCCGCCTCTTTAGCACAGCAAGCTGTAGATAAAGACCTTCAGGTACAATCCGAATATACAGTTACTCCTGGTTCCGAACTTGTTCGCTATACTATTGAACGCGATGGATTCCTGAACACATTTGAACAAATTGGTGGTACCGTATTGGCGAATGCATGCGGACCTTGTATAGGACAATGGGCTCGTCATGGTGCAGATAAAAAAGAAAAGAACTCTATCGTAACATCGTTTAACAGAAACTTTGCCAAGCGTAATGACGGTAACCCGAATACCCATGCCTTTGTTGCTTCTCCGGAAATTACCACTGCTCTCGCCATTGCAGGAAAGTTATCTTTCAACCCGATGGTAGATACATTAACAAACTCAAAAGGAGAACAGGTTAAATTGGATGAGCCAACTGGTTTAGAATTGCCTACAAAAGGTTTCGCTGTGGAAGATGCGGGATATCAGGCTCCAGCCAAAGATGGCGCGGGAGTGCAAGTAGTAGTTAATCCAGAATCCGATCGTTTGCAGTTACTTGAACCTTTCAAACCTTGGAATGGCCAAGATCTGACAAACATGGTTTTATTGATTAAAGCAAAAGGAAAATGTACAACAGACCATATCTCTATGGCCGGCCCTTGGCTAAAGTACCGCGGTCATTTAGACAATATTTCCAATAACATGTTAATTGGAGCTATTAACTTTGTAAACGACAAAGCTGATACTGTTAAAAATCAATTAACCGGAGAATATGGCGCTGTTCCTGCGACGCAACGTGCATACAAAGCTGCAGGCATTGACACCATTGTAGTGGGTGATGAAAACTATGGTGAAGGTTCTTCACGTGAGCATGCAGCAATGGAGCCGAGACATTTAGGGGTTCGCGCGATCTTAGTTAAATCTTTTGCCCGGATTCACGAAACCAACCTTAAAAAACAGGGAATGCTGGCTATCACATTCGACAATCCTAACGACTATGATTTGATTCAGGAAGATGATCGAATAGACGTAATAGGTTTAACAGAATTCGCAGTTGGCAAACCGTTGACAGTTGTTTTAAATCATGCTGATGGCACAAAAGATTCTTTCCAAGTGAACCATACTTACAATGAACAGCAAATTGAATGGTTTAAAGCAGGTGGTGCTCTTAACATTATAAGACAAAGCCAAAGCTAA
- a CDS encoding dipeptidyl-peptidase 3 family protein produces MRINHYRSCFMVLLAGIACSMSFCNQTATNDTASADSLQQYVDDRIQIYEVVELTTDLTALSDNDKEVLPLLIKAAQVMDDLFWLQAYPQRDSLLATITDEHTKAFIDINYGPWDRLNGDKPFIEGVGTKPLGAFFYPPDMTKEEFENSGLEHDMYSVIRRNPEGNLIAIPYSEAFNLQLNTAADYLRQAAEKTNNEQLRKYLVLRAAALVSDDYDLSDRAWLDMKTNGLDIIIGPIENYEDKLFNSKAAFESYVLVKDKEWSARLAKYVSMLPGLQKGLPVDPLYKKENPGTDSELNAYDVVYYAGDCNSGSKTIAVNLPNSEVIQQEKGTRRSQLKNAMRAKFDKILLPISNVLIDPEQREYINFDAFFSNVMFHEVAHGLGVKQTINGKGFVREALQEQYSWLEECKADVLGLYMVTKLLEEGELDGSIEDYYTTFMAGILRSVRFGASSAHGKANMMSFNFFQEKGAFKKNDKGYYQVDYNVFRQAMDELGEMILVAQGDGDKAKVESYQREYGIIQRDLQGDLNRLTKNNIPVDIVFEQGVEVLGL; encoded by the coding sequence ATGAGAATCAATCATTATAGATCATGCTTTATGGTTCTTCTGGCAGGGATTGCCTGCAGCATGAGTTTTTGTAATCAAACTGCCACAAATGATACTGCGTCTGCAGACTCATTGCAGCAATATGTTGATGATAGAATTCAGATATATGAAGTCGTTGAGCTGACTACAGATTTAACTGCTCTCTCCGATAATGACAAAGAGGTATTACCATTGCTGATTAAAGCAGCACAGGTGATGGACGATCTATTTTGGTTACAGGCATACCCTCAGCGTGATAGTTTGTTAGCAACAATCACTGATGAGCATACCAAAGCATTTATTGATATTAATTATGGACCGTGGGATCGGCTCAACGGGGATAAACCTTTCATCGAAGGGGTAGGGACTAAGCCGCTTGGAGCTTTTTTTTATCCTCCTGACATGACAAAAGAAGAATTTGAGAATTCGGGTCTGGAGCATGATATGTATTCAGTGATTCGAAGAAATCCGGAAGGGAATTTAATTGCTATTCCTTATTCTGAGGCTTTTAATTTGCAGTTGAATACAGCCGCAGATTATCTACGTCAGGCGGCAGAGAAAACAAACAACGAGCAGCTACGCAAGTACTTGGTATTACGTGCCGCGGCTTTGGTAAGCGATGATTATGATTTGAGTGATCGAGCGTGGTTAGATATGAAGACCAATGGTTTGGATATTATTATTGGACCCATTGAAAATTATGAAGATAAATTGTTTAACTCCAAGGCCGCTTTTGAATCTTATGTACTGGTGAAAGACAAAGAATGGAGTGCTCGGCTGGCAAAATACGTGAGTATGTTGCCAGGTTTACAAAAAGGGTTGCCGGTTGACCCTCTATATAAAAAGGAAAATCCGGGGACAGATTCTGAATTAAATGCCTACGATGTCGTTTATTATGCCGGTGACTGTAACTCCGGATCTAAGACAATAGCTGTAAATCTCCCTAATAGTGAAGTTATTCAGCAAGAAAAGGGCACGAGAAGATCACAGCTTAAAAATGCGATGAGAGCTAAATTCGACAAAATTTTATTGCCGATTTCTAATGTTCTGATTGACCCAGAGCAAAGAGAGTATATTAACTTTGATGCATTCTTCTCGAATGTTATGTTTCACGAAGTGGCTCATGGTCTTGGTGTTAAACAGACAATCAATGGGAAAGGCTTTGTTAGGGAGGCTCTGCAAGAACAGTATTCGTGGCTAGAGGAATGTAAAGCGGATGTCCTTGGGCTTTACATGGTTACGAAGCTTTTGGAAGAAGGAGAGCTGGATGGGTCAATCGAAGACTACTATACAACATTTATGGCGGGAATCCTTCGGTCTGTTCGATTTGGAGCTTCAAGTGCACATGGAAAAGCGAATATGATGAGTTTTAACTTTTTTCAAGAGAAGGGTGCTTTTAAGAAGAATGATAAAGGTTATTATCAAGTTGACTATAATGTGTTTAGACAGGCAATGGATGAGCTTGGTGAAATGATTTTGGTGGCTCAAGGTGATGGGGATAAAGCTAAGGTTGAGTCTTACCAGAGGGAATATGGTATTATTCAGCGTGATCTTCAAGGCGATTTGAATCGGTTGACAAAGAATAATATTCCGGTGGATATCGTTTTTGAGCAAGGTGTCGAAGTTTTAGGTTTATAG
- a CDS encoding DUF3276 family protein, translating into MGDFDKREREEVFSRKVRAGKRTYFFDVKATRANDYYLTITESKKRLEDGVFIKHKIFLYKEDFEKFAEGLAETVNYIKENQEVVEKRYEFSENGFSNSEPNKADDLSF; encoded by the coding sequence ATGGGAGATTTTGACAAAAGAGAACGTGAAGAAGTCTTTTCAAGAAAAGTGAGAGCAGGAAAACGCACCTATTTTTTTGATGTAAAAGCTACTCGTGCAAACGATTATTACCTAACGATCACAGAAAGCAAAAAGAGACTTGAAGATGGTGTATTTATCAAACATAAAATCTTTTTATACAAAGAAGATTTTGAAAAGTTTGCAGAAGGGCTAGCCGAAACGGTTAACTACATCAAGGAAAACCAAGAGGTCGTTGAAAAACGCTATGAGTTCTCTGAGAATGGTTTTTCTAATTCTGAACCTAATAAGGCTGACGACTTGAGCTTTTAG